The Fragaria vesca subsp. vesca linkage group LG2, FraVesHawaii_1.0, whole genome shotgun sequence genome includes a window with the following:
- the LOC101294337 gene encoding protein FAR1-RELATED SEQUENCE 6-like: MEEVCLNSEPVFDEGDEYDLEGGHDAGNGETQCKQVSPQPTVGLEFDSFDEAYDFYNLYGKEQGFGIRVSNSWFRSKRKERYRAKLSCSSAGFKKKSDANNPRPETRTGCPAMIVIKLVDSQRWRIVESELQHNHQVSPQIKRFYKSHKKMIIAAKNAQPQPDPVTEVHTIKLYRTSVMDVGCNGCSTLSETEGLNPIDHSQHLELREGDAHAVYNYFCRMKLTNPNFYYLMDLDDDGRLRNVFWADARSRAAYGYFCDTVAIDTTCLANKYELPLISFVGVNHHGQSVLFGCGFLGVKSVDCYVWMLRAWLKCMLGRPPQVFITDKCKRLQNAVSEVIPEARHCCCLSYITQKVPEKLGGLKGYEAIRRHLHKAIYDSLKIAEFETSWAEMIKRHELGNNKWLQQLYEDRQNWVPVYLKDTFFAGMIPIRESESLPAFFDGYVHKHTSFKEFVDKYDLALHRKRMKEVVADQESRTSSFELKTRCNFEVQLCKVYTKEIFRRFQLEVEGMYSCFNTRQVNVNGPIITYIVKERVEVEGNEKEVRCYEVLYETTQVDIRCICSLFNYKGYLCRHALNVLNYNGVEVIPSRYILPRWSKNFKCTHLLHQGSSSNDVYDPAYWCDHLYKLALPVAEEGAQSEEHYKTTLQALEKLLNKFHLVEDTLNET; encoded by the coding sequence ATGGAAGAAGTTTGTCTCAACAGCGAGCCAGTGTTTGATGAAGGTGATGAGTATGACTTGGAGGGAGGGCATGATGCTGGAAATGGGGAAACACAATGTAAACAGGTCTCCCCACAACCTACTGTCGGTTTGGAGTTTGACTCTTTTGACGAAGCCTATGATTTCTACAATCTCTATGGTAAAGAACAGGGATTTGGCATTAGAGTGAGCAATTCATGGTTCAGGTCAAAGAGAAAAGAGCGATATAGAGCAAAATTAAGTTGCAGCAGTGCAGGTTTCAAGAAAAAGAGTGATGCAAACAATCCAAGACCAGAGACAAGAACCGGTTGTCCTGCAATGATAGTTATCAAGCTTGTGGACTCCCAAAGGTGGAGAATAGTTGAATCAGAGCTTCAACACAACCATCAGGTGAGTCCACAGATCAAAAGGTTTTACAAGTCGCATAAAAAAATGATCATTGCTGCCAAAAATGCACAGCCGCAGCCAGATCCTGTCACAGAAGTTCATACTATCAAGCTATATCGAACATCTGTTATGGATGTTGGGTGCAATGGATGTTCAACCTTAAGTGAAACTGAAGGTTTAAATCCTATTGATCACTCTCAGCACTTGGAACTTAGAGAAGGAGATGCTCATGCAGTTTACAACTACTTTTGTCGAATGAAATTGACGAATCCTAATTTTTATTATTTGATGGATCTAGATGATGATGGACGTCTGAGGAATGTATTTTGGGCTGATGCCAGGTCCAGGGCTGCATATGGATACTTCTGTGATACTGTAGCCATAGACACAACGTGCTTGGCAAACAAATATGAACTCCCCCTGATTTCATTTGTTGGTGTAAACCATCATGGACAATCTGTGCTGTTCGGCTGTGGCTTCCTTGGGGTTAAGTCAGTGGATTGTTATGTTTGGATGCTCCGTGCATGGCTTAAATGCATGCTAGGGCGCCCTCCACAGGTTTTCATTACGGACAAATGCAAACGGTTGCAAAATGCAGTGTCTGAGGTGATCCCAGAGGCTCGCCATTGCTGTTGTTTGTCGTATATCACACAGAAGGTTCCAGAGAAGTTGGGAGGACTGAAGGGATATGAAGCAATCAGAAGACACTTGCACAAAGCAATCTATGATTCCTTGAAAATAGCTGAGTTTGAAACTTCGTGGGCTGAAATGATCAAACGGCATGAACTTGGGAATAACAAATGGCTTCAGCAATTGTATGAGGATCGGCAAAACTGGGTTCCAGTGTACTTGAAAGACACATTTTTTGCGGGAATGATCCCTATCCGCGAAAGTGAGAGCTTGCCTGCATTTTTTGATGGTTATGTGCATAAACATACGTCTTTCAAGGAGTTTGTCGATAAGTATGACCTTGCTCTTCATAGGAAGCGCATGAAAGAGGTGGTGGCAGATCAGGAGTCGAGAACGTCAAGCTTTGAATTGAAAACAAGATGCAATTTTGAAGTGCAACTATGTAAAGTGTACACAAAGGAAATATTCAGGAGGTTCCAGTTGGAGGTTGAGGGAATGTACTCCTGCTTCAATACAAGGCAGGTCAATGTTAATGGTCCTATAATAACCTACATAGTCAAAGAACGAGTTGAAGTTGAAGGAAACGAGAAGGAAGTAAGATGCTATGAGGTTTTGTATGAGACAACACAAGTGGATATCCGATGCATCTGCAGTTTGTTCAACTACAAAGGGTATCTGTGCAGGCATGCCTTAAACGTTCTAAATTACAATGGCGTGGAAGTGATCCCGTCACGATACATATTACCACGGTGGAGCAAAAATTTCAAGTGCACGCATCTTCTGCATCAAGGATCAAGTAGTAATGATGTGTATGACCCGGCATACTGGTGTGATCATCTTTATAAGCTCGCCCTTCCAGTTGCAGAAGAAGGGGCACAATCTGAGGAACATTATAAGACGACCTTGCAAGCGTTGGAGAAGCTGTTGAACAAGTTTCATCTTGTAGAGGACACCCTCAATGAAACATAG
- the LOC101306006 gene encoding vesicle-associated membrane protein 713-like, whose protein sequence is MAILYTLVARGSVVLAEFSAAATNASAISRQILEKIPGDSDTHVSYSQDRYIFHVKRTDGLTVLCMADETAGRRMPFSFLEDIHQRFVRSYGRAVLTAQAYGMNDEFSRVLSQQMEYYSNDPNADKINRLKGEMSQVRNVMIENIDKVLDRGDRLELLVDKTANMQGNTFRFRKQARRFRSTVWWRNVKLTIALIVLVLVVIYIVMAFVCNGLLLSGCLG, encoded by the exons ATGGCTATACTCTACACTCTCGTCGCGCGAGGATCGGTCGTGCTGGCCGAGTTCAGCGCCGCCGCGACCAACGCCTCCGCCATCTCGCGTCAAATTCTCGAGAAGATCCCCGGCGACAGCGACACGCACGTCTCCTATTCTCAGGATCGCTACATCTTCCACGTCAAGCGCACCGATGGACTCACCGTGCTCTGTATGGCCGACGAGACCGCCGGCA GGAGAATGCCGTTTTCGTTTCTGGAAGACATCCACCAGCGATTCGTGAGGAGCTACGGCCGCGCCGTGCTGACGGCTCAGGCCTACGGCATGAACGACGAGTTTTCTAGGGTTTTGAGCCAGCAGATGGAGTACTACTCCAACGATCCTAATGCCGATAAGATTAATCGACTCAAAGGCGAAATGAGCCAG GTGCGGAATGTGATGATTGAGAACATTGATAAAGTGTTGGACAGAGGTGATCGGTTGGAGTTGCTGGTTGATAAGACTGCTAATATGCAAGGCAATACTTTTCGATTCCGAAAACAAGCTCGCCGTTTCCGAAGCACTGTTTGGTGGAGAAATGTTAAGCTCAC GATCGCGTTGATAGTCCTTGTGCTAGTGGTAATTTATATCGTGATGGCTTTTGTTTGCAATGGCCTGTTACTATCCGGTTGCTTGGGTTGA
- the LOC101306591 gene encoding 14 kDa proline-rich protein DC2.15-like isoform 3: MAYSTKLSATLLIFTILLYSSTTPTPIAPTPAKETCPRDTLKLGVCADLLGLVNVQIGSPASSPCCALLQGLVDAEAALCLCTALKANILGINLNVPISLSLLLSACQKEVPPNFKCE, from the exons ATGGCTTATTCTACCAAGCTCTCTGCAACCCTTCTCATCTTCACAATCCTTCTCTACTCTTCAAC AACACCAACACCGATAGCACCAACTCCAGCTAAAGAAACTTGCCCAAGAGACACGTTGAAGTTAGGGGTTTGTGCTGACCTTCTGGGGCTTGTGAACGTTCAAATTGGATCCCCAGCAAGCAGTCCCTGCTGTGCACTGCTTCAAGGTTTGGTTGATGCAGAGGCTGCCCTTTGTCTTTGCACTGCGCTTAAGGCCAATATTCTTGGTATCAACTTGAACGTGCCAATCAGCTTGAGCTTGCTTCTTAGTGCTTGCCAGAAAGAAGTCCCTCCTAACTTCAAATGCGAATAA
- the LOC101306591 gene encoding 14 kDa proline-rich protein DC2.15-like isoform 2, protein MAYSTKLSATLLIFTILLYSSTYSSACSTCKPPKLPPKPPACPPPTCPRDTLKLGVCADLLGLVNVQIGSPASSPCCALLQGLVDAEAALCLCTALKANILGINLNVPISLSLLLSACQKEVPPNFKCE, encoded by the exons ATGGCTTATTCTACCAAGCTCTCTGCAACCCTTCTCATCTTCACAATCCTTCTCTACTCTTCAACATACTCCAGTGCTTGCAGTACATGCAAACCACCGAAACTACCCCCAAAACCACCAGCATGCCCACCACC AACTTGCCCAAGAGACACGTTGAAGTTAGGGGTTTGTGCTGACCTTCTGGGGCTTGTGAACGTTCAAATTGGATCCCCAGCAAGCAGTCCCTGCTGTGCACTGCTTCAAGGTTTGGTTGATGCAGAGGCTGCCCTTTGTCTTTGCACTGCGCTTAAGGCCAATATTCTTGGTATCAACTTGAACGTGCCAATCAGCTTGAGCTTGCTTCTTAGTGCTTGCCAGAAAGAAGTCCCTCCTAACTTCAAATGCGAATAA
- the LOC101306591 gene encoding 14 kDa proline-rich protein DC2.15-like isoform 1, producing the protein MAYSTKLSATLLIFTILLYSSTYSSACSTCKPPKLPPKPPACPPPPKQAPTPKTPTPKTPTTPTPIAPTPAKETCPRDTLKLGVCADLLGLVNVQIGSPASSPCCALLQGLVDAEAALCLCTALKANILGINLNVPISLSLLLSACQKEVPPNFKCE; encoded by the coding sequence ATGGCTTATTCTACCAAGCTCTCTGCAACCCTTCTCATCTTCACAATCCTTCTCTACTCTTCAACATACTCCAGTGCTTGCAGTACATGCAAACCACCGAAACTACCCCCAAAACCACCAGCATGCCCACCACCACCAAAACAGGCACCAACACCAAAAACACCAACACCAAAAACACCAACAACACCAACACCGATAGCACCAACTCCAGCTAAAGAAACTTGCCCAAGAGACACGTTGAAGTTAGGGGTTTGTGCTGACCTTCTGGGGCTTGTGAACGTTCAAATTGGATCCCCAGCAAGCAGTCCCTGCTGTGCACTGCTTCAAGGTTTGGTTGATGCAGAGGCTGCCCTTTGTCTTTGCACTGCGCTTAAGGCCAATATTCTTGGTATCAACTTGAACGTGCCAATCAGCTTGAGCTTGCTTCTTAGTGCTTGCCAGAAAGAAGTCCCTCCTAACTTCAAATGCGAATAA
- the LOC101307558 gene encoding uncharacterized protein LOC101307558 gives MASTTNLSATLLIFLVLLYSSTFSMACGTCKPAPEPPKPPTPVPESPTPALAPPASQPPMTPTPTPLTPAAPVPATLPCPITPAPTPTWETCPRDTLKLGVCANLLGLVNLQIGSPVTSPCCALLEGLADSEAAICLCTALKANVLGINLDIPVALSLLVSACQKTVPPGFQCA, from the exons ATGGCTTCTACTACCAACCTCTCTGCAACACTTCTCATTTTCTTAGTCCTTCTCTACTCTTCAACGTTCTCCATGGCTTGCGGTACATGCAAACCTGCTCCAGAACCACCAAAACCACCAACACCGGTACCAGAATCACCAACCCCGGCACTGGCACC ACCAGCATCACAACCACCAATGACACCAACACCAACACCATTAACACCAGCGGCACCAGTACCAGCAACACTACCATGTCCAATAACACCAGCACCAACACCAACTTGGGAAACTTGCCCAAGAGACACATTGAAGTTAGGGGTTTGTGCAAACCTTTTGGGACTTGTGAACCTTCAAATTGGATCGCCAGTAACTAGCCCATGTTGTGCATTGCTTGAAGGGTTAGCTGATTCGGAGGCTGCCATTTGTCTTTGCACCGCGCTTAAGGCCAATGTGCTTGGTATTAACTTGGACATACCAGTTGCTTTGAGCTTGCTTGTTAGTGCTTGCCAGAAAACTGTCCCTCCTGGTTTTCAATGTGCATAA
- the LOC101306298 gene encoding putative lipid-binding protein At4g00165-like: protein MASTTNLSAILLIFSVLLFSSTFSTACGTCRPAPEPPKPPPTPPPPASTPITPTPAPTPSTLAPCPITPVPVPAPAPAWETCPRDTLKLGVCANLLGLVNLQIGSPATSPCCALLEGLADSEAALCLCTALKANVLGVNLDVPIALSLLVSACEKTVPPGFQCA from the exons ATGGCTTCTACTACCAATCTCTCTGCAATCCTTCTTATCTTCTCAGTCCTTCTCTTCTCTTCAACGTTCTCCACTGCATGCGGTACATGCAGACCTGCACCAGAACCACCAAAACCACCCCCAACACCACCACC ACCGGCTTCTACGCCTATAACACCCACACCTGCACCAACACCATCAACACTGGCACCATGTCCAATAACACCAGTACCAGTACCAGCACCAGCACCAGCTTGGGAAACTTGCCCGAGAGACACGTTGAAGTTAGGGGTTTGTGCAAACCTTTTGGGACTTGTGAACCTTCAAATTGGATCGCCAGCAACCAGCCCTTGTTGTGCACTGCTTGAAGGATTAGCTGATTCAGAGGCTGCCCTTTGTCTTTGCACCGCACTTAAGGCCAATGTGCTTGGTGTCAACTTGGACGTGCCAATTGCTTTGAGCTTGCTTGTTAGTGCTTGCGAGAAAACTGTCCCTCCTGGTTTTCAATGCGCATAA
- the LOC101307272 gene encoding 14 kDa proline-rich protein DC2.15-like yields the protein MASSNKLSAALLIISVLLYSSTFSIACGTCKPHPKPTPPTPAATPPAAEKCPKDTLKLGVCADLLGLVNLQIGSPPTTPCCSLLKGLTDLEAALCLCTALKANVLGINLNVPISLSVLVSACQKSVPSGFQCE from the coding sequence ATGGCCTCTTCCAACAAGCTCTCTGCTGCCCTTCTCATCATCTCAGTCCTTCTCTACTCTTCCACATTCTCCATTGCCTGCGGTACATGCAAGCCTCACCCCAAGCCTACACCACCAACACCAGCAGCAACACCACCAGCTGCAGAAAAGTGCCCGAAAGACACGTTGAAGCTAGGAGTCTGTGCAGATCTTCTAGGGCTTGTGAACCTCCAAATCGGAAGTCCTCCAACGACTCCTTGCTGTTCATTGCTTAAAGGCCTCACTGATTTGGAGGCTGCGCTTTGTCTTTGCACTGCTCTCAAGGCCAATGTGCTCGGTATTAACTTAAATGTGCCAATCTCTTTGAGCGTGCTTGTTAGCGCCTGCCAGAAATCTGTGCCTTCTGGTTTTCAATGTGAATAA
- the LOC101307855 gene encoding uncharacterized protein LOC101307855 produces MQQRRSPPKHRHDGTSPLPLGMDWSPPPRKWNGRETVWPHDPHTGWSYCVIIPSWVVLPKSRNSDPVVFYRIQVGLQSPEGITTTSGVLRRFNDFLKLFNDLKKAFPKKNLPTTPPKGLLRMKSQELLEERRCSLEAWMTKLLSDIDISRSVAVASFLELESAARSSFQDTSQHTSEVNSLSPSHPTLPAVFGSSSITSDYGSDTAYETSDLGTPRLGMDDSSELGIEDLALDEDLTSPIEKLVKFGMTNIDEGLFLGQTILEQLEGLPKHKMHGRHVNNVTGKDLHNGNASKSSILARNGMELFSQSEHSKVFSHARKLSDESVGSDVSSLKGSEMSHSGVPNSIGNGTLDLLGGSDVSRIMEMLGSTELQTSGSTQVVLPLDQRPKLNRFMLTMQQRLVTAKTDMEDLIARLNQEIAVKDYLATKVKDLEVELETTRQKSKENLQQAILVERERFTKMQWDMEELRRKSLEMELKLKSEQDKTSCPEATLDSTIQEKDISQSELDSSKEQLEKLSKRYEELEAKSKADIKVLIKEVKSLRSSQAELKHELSKSLKDKSESEKLLQQEQQRSKQVETAREKLLHECKMLHKQLQECNTNFPSEGEGDFNLGSSSIQEASDLLTTSDNRINHLLSEAQLLEQDNRDVSEVGVTDDIRTIDDELRKMLVDIFTENASLRKQVNSVIRHTLKLDIQCKKDDIPNEKLD; encoded by the exons ATGCAGCAGAGACGGAGTCCTCCGAAGCACAGACACGATGGGACTTCGCCGCTGCCGCTTGGGATGGATTGGAGTCCTCCGCCGCGGAAATGG AACGGGCGGGAGACAGTTTGGCCGCACGATCCTCACACAGGATGGAGTTATTGTGTCATCATTCCGTCCTGGGTTGTTCTTCCCAAATCAAGAAACTCAGACCCCGTCGTG TTCTACAGGATTCAGGTGGGACTGCAATCACCTGAAGGTATTACAACTACAAGTGGAGTGCTAAGAAGATTTAATGATTTTCTGAAGTTATTTAACGAT CTTAAAAAGGCATTTCCCAAGAAGAATCTCCCAACAACTCCACCCAAGGGACTCCTGCGGATGAAGAGTCAGGAACTGTTGGAAGAG AGAAGGTGCTCTTTGGAGGCCTGGATGACAAAACTGCTATCTGATATAGATATATCAAGAAGCGTTGCAGTGGCATCCTTTCTTGAATTAGAATCTGCTGCTAGGTCCT CATTCCAAGACACAAGCCAACACACTTCAGAAGTGAATTCACTATCGCCTTCCCATCCGACCTTACCTGCCGTCTTTGGTAGCTCGTCCATTACATCAGATTATGGAAGTGATACTGCTTATGAGACATCTGACCTGGGAACACCAAGACTAGGAATGGATGATAGTTCAGAATTGGGTATCGAGGATCTGGCATTAGATGAAGATCTAACAAGCCCAATAGAAAAGCTTGTGAAGTTTGGCATGACCAATATTGATGAGGGACTGTTTCTGGGGCAGACTATACTAGAGCAATTGGAAGGCCTTCCTAAACATAAAATGCATGGGAGACATGTCAATAATGTTACAGGGAAGGACCTGCATAATGGAAATGCTTCTAAATCTTCAATACTAGCTCGTAATGGAATGGAACTTTTCTCCCAGTCAGAGCATAGTAAAGTATTTAGTCACGCTCGCAAGCTTTCAGATGAAAGTGTGGGAAGTGATGTAAGTTCTCTAAAAGGTAGTGAAATGTCTCACTCTGGGGTTCCAAATTCAATTGGTAATGGCACCCTTGACCTTCTTGGAGGTTCTGATGTTTCAAGGATCATGGAAATGCTTGGCAGTACAGAATTGCAAACCTCTGGCAGCACTCAAGTAGTTCTTCCATTGGATCAGCGTCCTAAACTGAACAGGTTTATGTTGACCATGCAGCAAAGACTAGTCACAGCTAAAACAGACATGGAAGATCTTATAGCTAGATTAAATCAAGAAATAGCGGTCAAAGATTACCTCGCAACAAAG GTCAAGGATTTGGAAGTGGAACTTGAAACTACTAGACAAAAGAGTAAGGAAAACCTTCAGCAAGCTATTTTGGTTGAAAGGGAAAGGTTTACCAAAATGCAGTGGGATATGGAGGAACTTCGTCGGAAGTCATTGGAAATGGAGTTGAAGTTGAAGTCTGAACAG GATAAGACATCATGTCCAGAGGCAACACTAGATTCCACTATTCAGGAGAAGGACATATCTCAATCAGAGTTAGATTCTTCTAAGGAGCAGCTTGAGAAATTGTCAAAGCGATATGAAGAGCTAGAAGCAAAATCAAAAGCAGATATTAAAGTTCTTATTAAAGAAGTCAAATCCTTGCGTAGTTCCCAAGCAGAACTCAAGCACGAGCTTAGTAAATCTCTGAAGGATAAATCTGAATCTGAG AAACTTCTCCAACAGGAACAACAGAGGAGCAAACAGGTAGAAACTGCTAGGGAGAAATTGTTACATGAATGCAAGATGCTTCACAAACAGCTTCAGGAGTGCAATACCAATTTTCCTTCTGAAGGTGAAGGTGACTTCAATTTGGGTTCATCCTCGATACAAGAGGCTTCCGATTTGTTGACAACATCAGACAACCGAATAAACCACCTACTTTCAGAG GCACAACTCTTGGAACAAGACAACAGAGATGTTTCTGAAGTTGGTGTTACAGATGATATAAGGACCATAGATGATGAGTTGAGGAAGATGCTCGTAGACATTTTTACTGAGAACGCGAGCTTGCGGAAACAGGTGAATTCCGTTATACGACACACTCTCAAATTGGACATCCAGTGTAAGAAAGATGATATCCCAAATGAAAAACTTGACTAG